AACTGTAGGGACAGATATGCTGCAGGAGAATATGGCTGAACTGCAGATTGTCATAAAGAATACAGTGGAAGATGATCCATTTAAAAGAAAGATTTCTGATTCTGGTTTGCATGTACGTCTATCAGGGCCAGTTGGTATTCAGACTGATGCAGTAAGCATATTTAGTCAGGCTGATGTGAAATTATTGGTTGCAACTGTATTACTTGTTTTAGCTTTACTTATTCTTCTTTATCGTTCACCGTTATTAGCAATCTTACCTTTAATTGTAGTTGGGTTTGCTTATGGAATAATTAGTCCAACTTTAGGTTTTTTAGCTGATAAAGGATGGATTACTGCTGATGCGCAAGGAATTTCAATTATGACTGTACTATTATTTGGAGCTGGTACGGATTATTGTCTATTTCTAATTTCAAGATATCGAGAGTTTCTTCTTGTGGAGCGAAATAAATTTAAAGCGCTACAGCTTGCAATTAAAGAATCAGGTGGAGCTATCATTATGAGTGCTCTTACCGTTGTAGTAGGATTAGGTACTCTATTACTTGCTCATATAGGTTCTTTCCATAGATTTGCAGTACCTTTTAGCGTGGCTGTTTTCCTTATGGGAATCGCTTCTTTGACAATTTTACCAGCATTATTAGCTATTTTGGGGAGAGTAGCATTTTTCCCATTCATCCCAAGAACAAGAGAAATGAATGAAGAATATGCTAAGAAAAAAAAGAAAACAATCAAGGTAAAGGAATCGAAAGGGTTCTTAAGCAAAAAACTTGGAGATCTTGTTATTCGTAAACCATGGACAATTATTCTGCTAACACTATTCTTATTAGGTGGATTGGCTTCATTTGTTCCACGTATCCAATTTACGTATGATTTAATAGAATCATTTCCAAAAGATATGCCTTCACGTGAAGGATTTGATTTAATCTCTGATCATTTTTCACCTGGTGAGTTAGCACCTGTACAAATTGTTGTTGATACAAAAGGAAAAGATGTACCTGTCAAAGAAGAATTAACAAAATTTTCTTTTATAGATCGAGTAACAGAACCAGTGCAAGGGAAACAGAATAATCAATTACAAATGTTTGAAGTTTCAATAAAAGATAATCCGTATTCTATTGAGGGGATGAATAAAATTCCTGAGTTAAGAAAAAGTTTGAAACAGGTAATGAAAAGTGCTGAAATAAGTGATGCTAATAACCACATATGGATTGGAGGAGAAACGGCTACATTATACGATACGAAACAAACAACTGAACGTGATCAAAATGTGATTATTCCTGTTATGATTGGTATTATCGCATTATTATTACTT
This genomic stretch from Bacillus pseudomycoides harbors:
- a CDS encoding MMPL family transporter; amino-acid sequence: MKKHPLYTWGKYVGGPKARWITLFVWVLLTLVLSFTWPAVNTVEDETAPNLPETAMSQQANNIIKKEFPNDSGNPVLIVWHKDEGLEEKDFKKIQDTYQKLRNSPLKGQSTLPPFDTIPHQALAKNVSEDGTSLVTPVFFDKTVGTDMLQENMAELQIVIKNTVEDDPFKRKISDSGLHVRLSGPVGIQTDAVSIFSQADVKLLVATVLLVLALLILLYRSPLLAILPLIVVGFAYGIISPTLGFLADKGWITADAQGISIMTVLLFGAGTDYCLFLISRYREFLLVERNKFKALQLAIKESGGAIIMSALTVVVGLGTLLLAHIGSFHRFAVPFSVAVFLMGIASLTILPALLAILGRVAFFPFIPRTREMNEEYAKKKKKTIKVKESKGFLSKKLGDLVIRKPWTIILLTLFLLGGLASFVPRIQFTYDLIESFPKDMPSREGFDLISDHFSPGELAPVQIVVDTKGKDVPVKEELTKFSFIDRVTEPVQGKQNNQLQMFEVSIKDNPYSIEGMNKIPELRKSLKQVMKSAEISDANNHIWIGGETATLYDTKQTTERDQNVIIPVMIGIIALLLLVYLRSVVAMIYLIVTVVLSFFSALGAGWLLLHYGMGAPAIQGAIPLYAFVFLVALGEDYNIFMVSEIWKNKRSQPHLEAVKNGVVQTGSVITSAGLILAGTFAVLATLPIQVLVQFGIVTAIGVLLDTFIVRPLLVPSLTGVLGRFAFWPGNIRKKEETKKVDA